In a genomic window of Gadus macrocephalus chromosome 9, ASM3116895v1:
- the LOC132464014 gene encoding receptor-interacting serine/threonine-protein kinase 3-like — protein MSSVSRPAVKLGNDVLQDWKQIGRGGFGAVYCARQKDWCFDVAIKMLHTNDSDQLWKEAQAMTRACSPFVLTVFGVYRGIPPGSSRHECEGIVIEYMKRGTLESLLERLAGPPPWPLAFRLAQQLALGMNFLHTLSPPLLHRDLKPSNVLLDDHLNAKLADFGLSRVSNSHLNSSGTTTEDQAGTLVFTPPEAFDLSYKPVRSYDIYSYGIVIWSVFTGKKPYSGAITSLVHLRVPLGDRPPTDEVDHSQADGLSDLVTLMERCWDHDPDKRPSFGDCLEVTAGVFPRDEGAIRRAVDQVLSKLDSEMVPSCDIAHCHSTMKEDLHKKGPVDGVKSTKPLSIEDKAKFVDNHRAKLIQEVSMVMAITERLGKMVHPETYSKIQAEDTNQDKLRVLYSTLHSGGSRVKAAFYDALETHEPDLLADWASRLG, from the exons ATGTCGTCAGTCAGCCGCCCAGCCGTGAAGCTTGGTAACGATGTCCTGCAGGACTGGAAGCAGATTGGACGCGGAGGCTTTGGGGCGGTGTACTGCGCCAGGCAAAAGGACTGGTGTTTTGATGTGGCTATCAAGATGCTGCACACAAATGATAG TGACCAGCTGTGGAAGGAGGCCCAAGCCATGACCAGGGCCTGCAGCCCATTTGTGCTGACGGTCTTCGGAGTTTACCGGGGGATTCCTCCGGGAAGTAGCAGACACGAGTGTGAGGGCATCGTCATTGAATACATGAAGAGGGGTACCTTGGAGTCCCTCCTGGAGAGGCTGGCGGGCCCCCCTCCTTGGCCCCTGGCCTTCCGTCTGGCCCAACAGCTGGCCCTAGGTATGAACTTCCTGCACACGCTGAGTCCCCCCCTCCTGCACAGGGACTTGAAGCCCAGCAACGTGCTGCTGGACGACCACCTCAACGCCAAG CTTGCAGACTTTGGTCTGTCCAGGGTGTCAAACAGCCATTTGAACAGCAGTGGAACGACCACAGAAGACCAAGCAGGCACACTGGTCTTCACACCCCCTGAGGCTTTTGATCTGTCCTACAAGCCTGTCCGCTCCTACGACATCTACAG cTATGGGATAGTTATCTGGTCCGTTTTCACTGGCAAAAAACCCTATTCAG GCGCTATAACCAGTCTGGTTCATCTACGAGTACCTCTCGGAGATAGACCTCCCACTGATGAAGTGGATCATTCTCAAGCAGACGGGTTGAGTGATCTGGTAACGCTCATGGAGAGATGTTGGGACCATGATCCGGATAAAAGACCGTCCTTTGGAG ATTGCCTTGAAGTGACCGCTGGGGTCTTTCCCAGGGATGAGGGGGCGATTCGCCGGGCGGTGGATCAGGTTTTGTCAAAGCTG GACTCAGAAATGGTGCCCTCTTGTGATATAGCTCACTGCCATTCGACCATGAAAGAAGATTTACACAAAAAG GGTCCTGTTGACGGAGTCAAATCAACGAAACCTTTAAGCATTGAAGATAAAG CGAAGTTTGTGGATAATCACAGAGCAAAACTCATTCAAGAAGTATCTATGGTGATGGCCATAACAGAACGTCTTGGGAAAATGGTTCACCCTGAGACATACTCCAAAATTCAAGCTGAGGACACAAACCAAGATAAGCTCCGGGTGCTATATTCAACCCTTCACTCAGGAGGGTCGAGGGTTAAAGCAGCCTTCTACGATGCACTTGAAACCCATGAGCCAGATCTGCTAGCAGATTGGGCTAGCAGATTGGGCTAG
- the arsa gene encoding arylsulfatase A, translating into MRRLLKTTTRMGQPSVINGMMDWFVLSVVILSTRCSALQPNFIVIFADDLGFGDLGCYGHPSSLTPNIDRLAANGLRFTDFYTTCPVCSPSRASLLTGRYQTRSGIYPGVLYPGSRGGLPLNETTIAELLKPLGYATAAVGKWHLGVGPGGMYLPTHQGFDQYLGIPYSHDMGPCWNLTCFPPDVKCFGLCDVGTVAVPLMLQDVIKKQPVNFLTLENSYSQFMSTFIFDSASRSKPFFLYYPSHHTHYPQYAGPKAAGASLRGPFGDALLEFDSTIGHILDVLEQTQTINNTFIFFTADNGPELMRMTRGGNAGPLKCGKGTTFEGGMREPAIAFWPGVIAPGVTHELASTLDLLPTIARLSGASLPQVQLDGVDMTDLMLTRGKSKRGTMMFYPTDPSEKTSIFALRLGKYKAHFYTRGATHSSTGPDPDCQFALKAHDPPLVFDLESDPSENYPLSLDTEPALHGLLDKILEAKAKFEASMVFGESQVGRGSDPALAPCCAPLCQPKPSCCQC; encoded by the exons ATGCGACGACTTCTGAAAACAACAACACGAATGGGGCAGCCCTCTGTAATTAACGGCATGATGGATTGGTTTGTTCTATCCGTTGTTATCCTTTCTACAAGATGCTCGGCTTTGCAGCCGAATTTTATAGTTATTTTCGCGGACGACTTAGGTTTCGGTGACCTAGGCTGCTATGGGCATCCTTCTTCACTTACTCCAAATATTGATCGTCTAGCAGCTAACGGACTCCGTTTCACAGACTTCTACACTACATGTCCTGTTTGCAGTCCATCCAG AGCATCGTTACTGACAGGCCGGTACCAGACCCGCTCAGGAATATATCCAGGAGTGCTTTATCCTGGGTCCAGAGGCGGGTTGCCCCTGAACGAGACCACCATTGCGGAGTTGCTGAAGCCACTGGGCTATGCAACTGCTGCTGTGGGGAAATGGCACTTGGGAGTGGGCCCTGGCGGAATGTACCTCCCCACCCACCAGGGCTTTGACCAGTACCTTGGCATTCCCTACTCTCATGACATG GGGCCCTGTTGGAACCTGACGTGCTTCCCACCAGATGTGAAATGCTTTGGATTATGTGACGTTGGCACCGTAGCCGTCCCACTGATGCTTCAGGATGTGATCAAGAAACAGCCTGTCAACTTCCTGACTCTGGAGAATTCGTACAGTCAGTTTATGTCAACCTTCATTTTCGATTCAGCATCGAGGAGCAAACCCTTCTTCCTCTACTATCCATCCCAT CACACACACTACCCCCAGTATGCGGGGCCGAAGGCGGCCGGGGCCTCTCTCAGGGGTCCGTTCGGAGACGCTCTGTTGGAGTTTGACAGCACGATAGGCCACATCCTGGACGTCCTCGAGCAGACGCAGACCATCAACAATACCTTTATATTCTTTACGGCTGACAATGG GCCGGAGCTGATGCGGATGACCCGCGGAGGCAACGCGGGTCCGCTGAAGTGTGGGAAGGGCACCACCTTTGAAGGGGGCATGAGGGAGCCCGCCATCGCCTTCTGGCCGGGCGTCATAGCACCAG GTGTGACCCACGAGCTGGCCAGCACCCTGGACCTGCTGCCCACCATCGCAAGGCTCTCGGGGGCCAGTCTCCCCCAGGTGCAGCTGGATGGGGTGGATATGACCGACCTGATGCTGACACGCGGGAAG AGTAAGAGGGGCACGATGATGTTCTACCCCACAGATCCCAGCGAGAAAACCAGCATATTCGCTCTCCGGCTTGGCAAATACAAGGCCCATTTCTACACACGGG GTGCCACACACAGTTCGACAGGCCCGGACCCGGACTGTCAGTTTGCGCTGAAGGCTCACGACCCCCCCCTGGTCTTTGACCTGGAGTCTGACCCCTCGGAGAACTACCCCCTGTCCCTGGACACGGAGCCTGCTCTACACGGCCTGCTGGACAAGATCCTTGAGGCCAAAGCTAAGTTTGAGGCCTCCATGGTGTTTGGTGAgagccaggtaggaagaggcTCAGACCCCGCACTAGCGCCCTGCTGTGCCCCTCTGTGTCAACCTAAACCCAGCTGCTGCCAATGTTGA